The following are from one region of the Apostichopus japonicus isolate 1M-3 chromosome 17, ASM3797524v1, whole genome shotgun sequence genome:
- the LOC139954805 gene encoding protein argonaute-2-like isoform X3, with protein MDNWMRRLASGRGNGQKLSDFVGPFLQRDDSPSPGMSLYGAGTQPPIQRPPSGVPPPIGPPSHTPAALPPAPPPVPKAVVAGGPGGPARGAPASGPGVPGQGGPAAPPPAPGGQIGQPPVQSPSPPLMDQVLLPRRPGIGLEGRKILLRANHFQMKIPHGDIYHYDVTISPEKCPRRVNREVIDYLVGAYSRSTPKIFEGQMPVFDGRKNMYTKKQLPIGQEKVELEVTLPGDGRDRTFSVILKFAGFVSLALLEQALEGRLPIMPFDAIQALDVIMRHLPSMTYTPVGRSFFSPPSDYFHPLGGGREVWFGFHQSVRPSMWKMMLNIDVSATAFYKAQPIIDFLVETLDMQSIAEQRRPLTDSQRVKFTKEIKGLKIEVTHCGTMRRKYRVCNVTKRPASAQTFPWQMENGQTVECTVARYFRERHNKILQYPHLPCLQVGQEQRHTYLPLEVCNIVPGQRCIKKLTDMQTSTMIKATARSAPDREKEINNLVKKAQFNSDRFVQEFGLAISTDMVQIEGRVLPVPKIQYGGKSLQNKFQAVPQQGVWDMRGKQFHTGVEIKIWAIACFAAQHQCKEDSLRNFTSQLQKISNDAGMPIMGQPCFCKYAVGADQVEPMFRHLKKTYKGLQLIVVVLPGKTPVYAEVKRVGDTLLGVATQCVQVKNVNRTTAQTLSNLCLKINVKLGGVNNILAPRDRPQVFRQPVIFLGADVTHPPAGDDKKPSIAAVVGSMDAHPSRYCATVRVQQHRQEIIAELSEMVRELLVNFYRTTQFKPARIIMYRDGVSEGQFPQVLHHELRAIRHACLQLEAGYQPGITFIVVQKRHHTRLFCADRKEQIGKSGNIPAGTTVDTGITHPREFDFYLCSHAGIQGTSRPSHYHVLWDDNEFSADELQCLTYQLCHTYVRCTRSVSIPAPAYYAHLVAFRARYHLVEKDHDRGYNGGSETGGGGEGHHHGVSSGRSLEEMTSAVRVHKDTLKVMYFA; from the exons ATGGACAATTGGATGCGGAGACTAGCCTCGGGCAGGGGCAATGGTCAGAAGTTGAGTGATTTCGTAGGTCCGTTCCTTCAGCGAGATGATTCTCCATCTCCAG GCATGAGTCTCTATGGAGCTGGGACGCAACCACCGATTCAAAGGCCACCGTCCGGTGTGCCGCCCCCTATCGGGCCTCCATCACACACACCCGCTGCCCTCCCACCTGCTCCACCACCAGTGCCCAAAGCTGTTGTTGCAGGAGGACCCGGTGGACCAGCCAGAGGCGCCCCAGCCAGCGGGCCGGGTGTTCCAGGACAAGGTGGACCAGCTGCACCACCTCCTGCGCCAGGTGGACAGATTGGGCAGCCTCCCGTCCAATCACCCTCACCTCCCCTAATGGATCAGGTCCTACTGCCTCGAAGGCCAGGTATAGGACTGGAAGGCCGGAAGATTCTTTTGCGTGCCAATCACTTTCAAATGAAGATTCCCCATGGGGATATTTACCATTATGATGTCACAATATCGCCTGAGAAATGTCCCAGGAGAGTCAACAG AGAGGTGATAGATTACCTGGTCGGTGCATATTCCAGGAGCACACCCAAAATATTCGAAGGTCAGATGCCGGTATTCGACGGGAGGAAAAACATGTACACAAAGAAACAGCTGCCCATTGGACAGGAGAAG GTTGAACTAGAGGTGACATTGCCGGGCGACGGTAGAGATCGTACGTTCTCCGTAATCTTGAAATTTGCAGGTTTCGTCAGTCTGGCCCTCCTGGAGCAAGCTCTGGAGGGACGGCTTCCCATCATGCCATTTGACGCTATTCAAGCCCTGGATGTGATCATGAGACACTTGCCGTCAATGAC TTACACACCCGTTGGCCGATCGTTCTTCTCCCCACCCTCGGATTATTTCCATCCTCTGGGAGGAGGGCGAgaggtttggtttggttttcaCCAGAGTGTCCGACCATCCATGTGGAAGATGATGCTCAATATTGATG TTTCTGCTACGGCCTTCTACAAAGCACAACCGATCATAGATTTCCTGGTGGAGACATTGGACATGCAGAGTATTGCTGAACAGCGACGGCCTCTGACCGACTCACAGAGGGTCAAGTTTACCAAAGAAATCAAAG GATTAAAGATCGAAGTCACTCACTGTGGAACAATGAGACGAAAGTACAGAGTGTGCAACGTTACCAAGAGGCCTGCATCAGCTCAAAC ATTCCCTTGGCAGATGGAGAACGGCCAGACAGTGGAGTGCACCGTGGCCCGCTACTTCAGAGAAAGGCACAACAAAATATTACA ATATCCTCACTTGCCCTGTCTTCAAGTTGGTCAAGAACAACGCCACACCTATCTCCCATTAGAG GTATGCAATATCGTACCCGGCCAACGATGCATCAAGAAACTCACCGACATGCAGACCTCAACAATGATCAAG GCCACTGCGAGATCTGCTCCAGACAGAGAGAAAGAGATTAACAACCTT GTCAAGAAAGCTCAATTCAACAGCGACAGATTCGTACAAGAGTTCGGTTTAGCCATCAGCACAGATATGGTCCAAATAGAGGGCCGTGTCCTCCCTGTGCCAAAGATTCAGTACGGAGGCAAG TCTCTGCAGAACAAGTTCCAAGCCGTACCACAGCAAGGAGTGTGGGATATGAGAGGCAAACAATTTCACACAGGCGTTGAAATCAAGATCTGGGCCATCGCTTGCTTCGCTGCTCAACATCAGTGCAAAGAAGATTCGCTTAG gAATTTTACTTCACAACTTCAGAAAATCTCAAACGATGCGGGCATGCCAATCATGGGCCAGCCTTGCTTCTGTAAGTATGCAGTCGGGGCAGACCAGGTAGAACCGATGTTCCGGCATCTCAAGAAGACGTACAAAGGCTTGCAGCTCATAGTCGTGGTGTTACCAGGCAAAACCCCAGTTTATG CCGAAGTTAAACGTGTAGGGGATACACTGCTCGGTGTTGCAACTCAATGCGTACAGGTCAAGAACGTTAACAGGACAACCGCGCAAACTCTCTCCAACCTTTGTCTCAAGATTAACGTCAAGTTGGGCGGGGTGAATAACATCCTGGCGCCCAGAGACCGACCTCAAGTCTTCAGACAGCCCGTCATCTTCCTCGGAGCCGACGTGACCCACCCCCCAGCCGGGGACGACAAGAAACCCTCCATAGCTGCG GTGGTTGGCAGCATGGACGCCCATCCAAGTCGTTACTGTGCGACCGTGAGAGTGCAACAGCATCGCCAGGAGATCATCGCAGAACTCAGCGAAATGGTGCGGGAGCTGCTGGTGAACTTCTATCGTACCACCCAGTTCAAACCAGCCAGAATCATCATGTACCGAGACGGTGTTAGTGAGGGACAGTTTCCACAG GTGCTACACCATGAACTACGAGCAATCCGCCACGCTTGCCTTCAACTGGAGGCCGGCTATCAGCCAGGAATTACCTTTATTGTCGTCCAGAAACGTCACCACACGAGACTCTTCTGTGCAGACAGAAAGGAGCAG ATCGGTAAAAGTGGCAATATACCAGCCGGGACAACAGTGGACACTGGTATCACTCATCCAAGGGAGTTTGACTTCTACCTCTGCAGCCACGCTGGAATTCAG GGCACCAGCCGTCCATCACATTACCACGTCCTGTGGGACGATAACGAGTTTTCAGCGGACGAGCTCCAGTGCCTGACCTACCAGCTATGTCACACCTACGTCAGGTGTACAAGAAGCGTTTCCATCCCCGCTCCGGCGTACTACGCCCACCTGGTCGCATTCCGAGCCCGCTACCATCTCGTCGAGAAGGACCACGACAGGGGTTACAACGGTGGTTCAGAGACCGG
- the LOC139954805 gene encoding protein argonaute-2-like isoform X1: MDNWMRRLASGRGNGQKLSDFVGPFLQRDDSPSPGMSLYGAGTQPPIQRPPSGVPPPIGPPSHTPAALPPAPPPVPKAVVAGGPGGPARGAPASGPGVPGQGGPAAPPPAPGGQIGQPPVQSPSPPLMDQVLLPRRPGIGLEGRKILLRANHFQMKIPHGDIYHYDVTISPEKCPRRVNREVIDYLVGAYSRSTPKIFEGQMPVFDGRKNMYTKKQLPIGQEKVELEVTLPGDGRDRTFSVILKFAGFVSLALLEQALEGRLPIMPFDAIQALDVIMRHLPSMTYTPVGRSFFSPPSDYFHPLGGGREVWFGFHQSVRPSMWKMMLNIDVSATAFYKAQPIIDFLVETLDMQSIAEQRRPLTDSQRVKFTKEIKGLKIEVTHCGTMRRKYRVCNVTKRPASAQTFPWQMENGQTVECTVARYFRERHNKILQYPHLPCLQVGQEQRHTYLPLEVCNIVPGQRCIKKLTDMQTSTMIKATARSAPDREKEINNLVKKAQFNSDRFVQEFGLAISTDMVQIEGRVLPVPKIQYGGKSLQNKFQAVPQQGVWDMRGKQFHTGVEIKIWAIACFAAQHQCKEDSLRNFTSQLQKISNDAGMPIMGQPCFCKYAVGADQVEPMFRHLKKTYKGLQLIVVVLPGKTPVYAEVKRVGDTLLGVATQCVQVKNVNRTTAQTLSNLCLKINVKLGGVNNILAPRDRPQVFRQPVIFLGADVTHPPAGDDKKPSIAAVVGSMDAHPSRYCATVRVQQHRQEIIAELSEMVRELLVNFYRTTQFKPARIIMYRDGVSEGQFPQVLHHELRAIRHACLQLEAGYQPGITFIVVQKRHHTRLFCADRKEQIGKSGNIPAGTTVDTGITHPREFDFYLCSHAGIQGTSRPSHYHVLWDDNEFSADELQCLTYQLCHTYVRCTRSVSIPAPAYYAHLVAFRARYHLVEKDHDRGYNGGSETGHQSGNNSNGGGEGHHHGVSSGRSLEEMTSAVRVHKDTLKVMYFA, from the exons ATGGACAATTGGATGCGGAGACTAGCCTCGGGCAGGGGCAATGGTCAGAAGTTGAGTGATTTCGTAGGTCCGTTCCTTCAGCGAGATGATTCTCCATCTCCAG GCATGAGTCTCTATGGAGCTGGGACGCAACCACCGATTCAAAGGCCACCGTCCGGTGTGCCGCCCCCTATCGGGCCTCCATCACACACACCCGCTGCCCTCCCACCTGCTCCACCACCAGTGCCCAAAGCTGTTGTTGCAGGAGGACCCGGTGGACCAGCCAGAGGCGCCCCAGCCAGCGGGCCGGGTGTTCCAGGACAAGGTGGACCAGCTGCACCACCTCCTGCGCCAGGTGGACAGATTGGGCAGCCTCCCGTCCAATCACCCTCACCTCCCCTAATGGATCAGGTCCTACTGCCTCGAAGGCCAGGTATAGGACTGGAAGGCCGGAAGATTCTTTTGCGTGCCAATCACTTTCAAATGAAGATTCCCCATGGGGATATTTACCATTATGATGTCACAATATCGCCTGAGAAATGTCCCAGGAGAGTCAACAG AGAGGTGATAGATTACCTGGTCGGTGCATATTCCAGGAGCACACCCAAAATATTCGAAGGTCAGATGCCGGTATTCGACGGGAGGAAAAACATGTACACAAAGAAACAGCTGCCCATTGGACAGGAGAAG GTTGAACTAGAGGTGACATTGCCGGGCGACGGTAGAGATCGTACGTTCTCCGTAATCTTGAAATTTGCAGGTTTCGTCAGTCTGGCCCTCCTGGAGCAAGCTCTGGAGGGACGGCTTCCCATCATGCCATTTGACGCTATTCAAGCCCTGGATGTGATCATGAGACACTTGCCGTCAATGAC TTACACACCCGTTGGCCGATCGTTCTTCTCCCCACCCTCGGATTATTTCCATCCTCTGGGAGGAGGGCGAgaggtttggtttggttttcaCCAGAGTGTCCGACCATCCATGTGGAAGATGATGCTCAATATTGATG TTTCTGCTACGGCCTTCTACAAAGCACAACCGATCATAGATTTCCTGGTGGAGACATTGGACATGCAGAGTATTGCTGAACAGCGACGGCCTCTGACCGACTCACAGAGGGTCAAGTTTACCAAAGAAATCAAAG GATTAAAGATCGAAGTCACTCACTGTGGAACAATGAGACGAAAGTACAGAGTGTGCAACGTTACCAAGAGGCCTGCATCAGCTCAAAC ATTCCCTTGGCAGATGGAGAACGGCCAGACAGTGGAGTGCACCGTGGCCCGCTACTTCAGAGAAAGGCACAACAAAATATTACA ATATCCTCACTTGCCCTGTCTTCAAGTTGGTCAAGAACAACGCCACACCTATCTCCCATTAGAG GTATGCAATATCGTACCCGGCCAACGATGCATCAAGAAACTCACCGACATGCAGACCTCAACAATGATCAAG GCCACTGCGAGATCTGCTCCAGACAGAGAGAAAGAGATTAACAACCTT GTCAAGAAAGCTCAATTCAACAGCGACAGATTCGTACAAGAGTTCGGTTTAGCCATCAGCACAGATATGGTCCAAATAGAGGGCCGTGTCCTCCCTGTGCCAAAGATTCAGTACGGAGGCAAG TCTCTGCAGAACAAGTTCCAAGCCGTACCACAGCAAGGAGTGTGGGATATGAGAGGCAAACAATTTCACACAGGCGTTGAAATCAAGATCTGGGCCATCGCTTGCTTCGCTGCTCAACATCAGTGCAAAGAAGATTCGCTTAG gAATTTTACTTCACAACTTCAGAAAATCTCAAACGATGCGGGCATGCCAATCATGGGCCAGCCTTGCTTCTGTAAGTATGCAGTCGGGGCAGACCAGGTAGAACCGATGTTCCGGCATCTCAAGAAGACGTACAAAGGCTTGCAGCTCATAGTCGTGGTGTTACCAGGCAAAACCCCAGTTTATG CCGAAGTTAAACGTGTAGGGGATACACTGCTCGGTGTTGCAACTCAATGCGTACAGGTCAAGAACGTTAACAGGACAACCGCGCAAACTCTCTCCAACCTTTGTCTCAAGATTAACGTCAAGTTGGGCGGGGTGAATAACATCCTGGCGCCCAGAGACCGACCTCAAGTCTTCAGACAGCCCGTCATCTTCCTCGGAGCCGACGTGACCCACCCCCCAGCCGGGGACGACAAGAAACCCTCCATAGCTGCG GTGGTTGGCAGCATGGACGCCCATCCAAGTCGTTACTGTGCGACCGTGAGAGTGCAACAGCATCGCCAGGAGATCATCGCAGAACTCAGCGAAATGGTGCGGGAGCTGCTGGTGAACTTCTATCGTACCACCCAGTTCAAACCAGCCAGAATCATCATGTACCGAGACGGTGTTAGTGAGGGACAGTTTCCACAG GTGCTACACCATGAACTACGAGCAATCCGCCACGCTTGCCTTCAACTGGAGGCCGGCTATCAGCCAGGAATTACCTTTATTGTCGTCCAGAAACGTCACCACACGAGACTCTTCTGTGCAGACAGAAAGGAGCAG ATCGGTAAAAGTGGCAATATACCAGCCGGGACAACAGTGGACACTGGTATCACTCATCCAAGGGAGTTTGACTTCTACCTCTGCAGCCACGCTGGAATTCAG GGCACCAGCCGTCCATCACATTACCACGTCCTGTGGGACGATAACGAGTTTTCAGCGGACGAGCTCCAGTGCCTGACCTACCAGCTATGTCACACCTACGTCAGGTGTACAAGAAGCGTTTCCATCCCCGCTCCGGCGTACTACGCCCACCTGGTCGCATTCCGAGCCCGCTACCATCTCGTCGAGAAGGACCACGACAGGGGTTACAACGGTGGTTCAGAGACCGG CCATCAGTCTGGCAATAATAGCAA
- the LOC139954805 gene encoding protein argonaute-2-like isoform X2, giving the protein MDNWMRRLASGRGNGQKLSDFVGPFLQRDDSPSPGMSLYGAGTQPPIQRPPSGVPPPIGPPSHTPAALPPAPPPVPKAVVAGGPGGPARGAPASGPGVPGQGGPAAPPPAPGGQIGQPPVQSPSPPLMDQVLLPRRPGIGLEGRKILLRANHFQMKIPHGDIYHYDVTISPEKCPRRVNREVIDYLVGAYSRSTPKIFEGQMPVFDGRKNMYTKKQLPIGQEKVELEVTLPGDGRDRTFSVILKFAGFVSLALLEQALEGRLPIMPFDAIQALDVIMRHLPSMTYTPVGRSFFSPPSDYFHPLGGGREVWFGFHQSVRPSMWKMMLNIDVSATAFYKAQPIIDFLVETLDMQSIAEQRRPLTDSQRVKFTKEIKGLKIEVTHCGTMRRKYRVCNVTKRPASAQTFPWQMENGQTVECTVARYFRERHNKILQYPHLPCLQVGQEQRHTYLPLEVCNIVPGQRCIKKLTDMQTSTMIKATARSAPDREKEINNLVKKAQFNSDRFVQEFGLAISTDMVQIEGRVLPVPKIQYGGKNKFQAVPQQGVWDMRGKQFHTGVEIKIWAIACFAAQHQCKEDSLRNFTSQLQKISNDAGMPIMGQPCFCKYAVGADQVEPMFRHLKKTYKGLQLIVVVLPGKTPVYAEVKRVGDTLLGVATQCVQVKNVNRTTAQTLSNLCLKINVKLGGVNNILAPRDRPQVFRQPVIFLGADVTHPPAGDDKKPSIAAVVGSMDAHPSRYCATVRVQQHRQEIIAELSEMVRELLVNFYRTTQFKPARIIMYRDGVSEGQFPQVLHHELRAIRHACLQLEAGYQPGITFIVVQKRHHTRLFCADRKEQIGKSGNIPAGTTVDTGITHPREFDFYLCSHAGIQGTSRPSHYHVLWDDNEFSADELQCLTYQLCHTYVRCTRSVSIPAPAYYAHLVAFRARYHLVEKDHDRGYNGGSETGHQSGNNSNGGGEGHHHGVSSGRSLEEMTSAVRVHKDTLKVMYFA; this is encoded by the exons ATGGACAATTGGATGCGGAGACTAGCCTCGGGCAGGGGCAATGGTCAGAAGTTGAGTGATTTCGTAGGTCCGTTCCTTCAGCGAGATGATTCTCCATCTCCAG GCATGAGTCTCTATGGAGCTGGGACGCAACCACCGATTCAAAGGCCACCGTCCGGTGTGCCGCCCCCTATCGGGCCTCCATCACACACACCCGCTGCCCTCCCACCTGCTCCACCACCAGTGCCCAAAGCTGTTGTTGCAGGAGGACCCGGTGGACCAGCCAGAGGCGCCCCAGCCAGCGGGCCGGGTGTTCCAGGACAAGGTGGACCAGCTGCACCACCTCCTGCGCCAGGTGGACAGATTGGGCAGCCTCCCGTCCAATCACCCTCACCTCCCCTAATGGATCAGGTCCTACTGCCTCGAAGGCCAGGTATAGGACTGGAAGGCCGGAAGATTCTTTTGCGTGCCAATCACTTTCAAATGAAGATTCCCCATGGGGATATTTACCATTATGATGTCACAATATCGCCTGAGAAATGTCCCAGGAGAGTCAACAG AGAGGTGATAGATTACCTGGTCGGTGCATATTCCAGGAGCACACCCAAAATATTCGAAGGTCAGATGCCGGTATTCGACGGGAGGAAAAACATGTACACAAAGAAACAGCTGCCCATTGGACAGGAGAAG GTTGAACTAGAGGTGACATTGCCGGGCGACGGTAGAGATCGTACGTTCTCCGTAATCTTGAAATTTGCAGGTTTCGTCAGTCTGGCCCTCCTGGAGCAAGCTCTGGAGGGACGGCTTCCCATCATGCCATTTGACGCTATTCAAGCCCTGGATGTGATCATGAGACACTTGCCGTCAATGAC TTACACACCCGTTGGCCGATCGTTCTTCTCCCCACCCTCGGATTATTTCCATCCTCTGGGAGGAGGGCGAgaggtttggtttggttttcaCCAGAGTGTCCGACCATCCATGTGGAAGATGATGCTCAATATTGATG TTTCTGCTACGGCCTTCTACAAAGCACAACCGATCATAGATTTCCTGGTGGAGACATTGGACATGCAGAGTATTGCTGAACAGCGACGGCCTCTGACCGACTCACAGAGGGTCAAGTTTACCAAAGAAATCAAAG GATTAAAGATCGAAGTCACTCACTGTGGAACAATGAGACGAAAGTACAGAGTGTGCAACGTTACCAAGAGGCCTGCATCAGCTCAAAC ATTCCCTTGGCAGATGGAGAACGGCCAGACAGTGGAGTGCACCGTGGCCCGCTACTTCAGAGAAAGGCACAACAAAATATTACA ATATCCTCACTTGCCCTGTCTTCAAGTTGGTCAAGAACAACGCCACACCTATCTCCCATTAGAG GTATGCAATATCGTACCCGGCCAACGATGCATCAAGAAACTCACCGACATGCAGACCTCAACAATGATCAAG GCCACTGCGAGATCTGCTCCAGACAGAGAGAAAGAGATTAACAACCTT GTCAAGAAAGCTCAATTCAACAGCGACAGATTCGTACAAGAGTTCGGTTTAGCCATCAGCACAGATATGGTCCAAATAGAGGGCCGTGTCCTCCCTGTGCCAAAGATTCAGTACGGAGGCAAG AACAAGTTCCAAGCCGTACCACAGCAAGGAGTGTGGGATATGAGAGGCAAACAATTTCACACAGGCGTTGAAATCAAGATCTGGGCCATCGCTTGCTTCGCTGCTCAACATCAGTGCAAAGAAGATTCGCTTAG gAATTTTACTTCACAACTTCAGAAAATCTCAAACGATGCGGGCATGCCAATCATGGGCCAGCCTTGCTTCTGTAAGTATGCAGTCGGGGCAGACCAGGTAGAACCGATGTTCCGGCATCTCAAGAAGACGTACAAAGGCTTGCAGCTCATAGTCGTGGTGTTACCAGGCAAAACCCCAGTTTATG CCGAAGTTAAACGTGTAGGGGATACACTGCTCGGTGTTGCAACTCAATGCGTACAGGTCAAGAACGTTAACAGGACAACCGCGCAAACTCTCTCCAACCTTTGTCTCAAGATTAACGTCAAGTTGGGCGGGGTGAATAACATCCTGGCGCCCAGAGACCGACCTCAAGTCTTCAGACAGCCCGTCATCTTCCTCGGAGCCGACGTGACCCACCCCCCAGCCGGGGACGACAAGAAACCCTCCATAGCTGCG GTGGTTGGCAGCATGGACGCCCATCCAAGTCGTTACTGTGCGACCGTGAGAGTGCAACAGCATCGCCAGGAGATCATCGCAGAACTCAGCGAAATGGTGCGGGAGCTGCTGGTGAACTTCTATCGTACCACCCAGTTCAAACCAGCCAGAATCATCATGTACCGAGACGGTGTTAGTGAGGGACAGTTTCCACAG GTGCTACACCATGAACTACGAGCAATCCGCCACGCTTGCCTTCAACTGGAGGCCGGCTATCAGCCAGGAATTACCTTTATTGTCGTCCAGAAACGTCACCACACGAGACTCTTCTGTGCAGACAGAAAGGAGCAG ATCGGTAAAAGTGGCAATATACCAGCCGGGACAACAGTGGACACTGGTATCACTCATCCAAGGGAGTTTGACTTCTACCTCTGCAGCCACGCTGGAATTCAG GGCACCAGCCGTCCATCACATTACCACGTCCTGTGGGACGATAACGAGTTTTCAGCGGACGAGCTCCAGTGCCTGACCTACCAGCTATGTCACACCTACGTCAGGTGTACAAGAAGCGTTTCCATCCCCGCTCCGGCGTACTACGCCCACCTGGTCGCATTCCGAGCCCGCTACCATCTCGTCGAGAAGGACCACGACAGGGGTTACAACGGTGGTTCAGAGACCGG CCATCAGTCTGGCAATAATAGCAA